The following proteins are encoded in a genomic region of Synechococcus sp. ROS8604:
- a CDS encoding thermonuclease family protein translates to MPLVRFQSCYDGDTCTTTHAEKVRLACIDAPERKKRPRFRATRMQPTAYDNSLADQSAFHLRTLVLGRLVGIRRITTDRYGRTVAELFIDNTSVGQQQVENGHAVISQRHAWQCAWATHRTDQ, encoded by the coding sequence ATGCCTTTGGTGCGATTTCAGTCGTGTTACGACGGGGATACTTGTACGACCACCCATGCTGAAAAAGTCAGGTTGGCCTGTATCGATGCTCCTGAAAGGAAGAAGCGGCCTCGTTTCAGGGCAACCAGAATGCAGCCCACTGCCTATGACAACAGCTTGGCCGACCAATCGGCATTCCATTTGAGAACATTGGTTTTAGGTCGATTGGTGGGTATCCGCCGAATCACCACTGATCGCTATGGGCGCACGGTTGCGGAGCTTTTCATTGATAACACCAGCGTTGGCCAGCAGCAGGTAGAGAATGGTCATGCTGTGATTTCTCAGCGACATGCGTGGCAATGCGCGTGGGCAACGCACCGCACTGACCAGTAG
- a CDS encoding thermonuclease family protein, with translation MASTLKAVGRNVLFGLLMAAAFPIAMAAQPSHPSQKVTVLKVNNGQEVLVEINGEGRAVRLACIQAPLEQQQPWANQARTALSNALPQGSVVEMELRARDVYGRVVARLLKEKTDIASPLISRGHVFAYDGYLGRCDDLDYPRLERHAQRSKAGLWAVEGGLSRPWDLIEASGRQTQH, from the coding sequence ATGGCATCAACCTTGAAGGCGGTAGGTCGCAACGTTCTGTTCGGCCTACTAATGGCTGCAGCCTTTCCAATCGCTATGGCTGCTCAACCGTCTCATCCCAGCCAAAAAGTCACCGTCCTTAAGGTCAACAATGGCCAAGAGGTTCTGGTGGAAATCAATGGAGAAGGAAGGGCCGTGCGCTTGGCCTGCATTCAAGCTCCTTTGGAGCAGCAACAACCTTGGGCCAATCAAGCAAGAACAGCCCTGAGCAATGCACTGCCGCAAGGCTCTGTCGTCGAGATGGAACTACGGGCCCGTGACGTCTATGGGCGGGTTGTCGCAAGGCTCCTGAAGGAGAAGACAGACATCGCTTCCCCACTCATCAGCAGAGGACACGTCTTTGCCTACGACGGTTATCTGGGCCGATGCGACGACCTGGACTACCCAAGGCTAGAGAGACACGCGCAGCGCAGCAAAGCAGGCCTATGGGCAGTGGAAGGAGGACTGTCACGACCATGGGACTTGATCGAGGCCAGTGGAAGACAAACACAACACTAG
- a CDS encoding glutamine synthetase III: MPHPSRLAALQAIQQRKPMACAKTPPLEEIWASDVFTLARMKNALPKEAFKVVRRVIRDGGKLNLEVADAVAQAMRDWAVNNGAHYYAHVFYPLTNSTAEKHDGFISPQKDGHAIHEFSGKLLIQGEPDGSSFPNGGIRSTFEARGYTAWDITSPAYLMRTPNGVTLCIPTVFVSWTGEALDKKTPLLRSNAAMNRQAQRLLRLLGNKDVAAVNSSCGAEQEYFLIDSQFATLRPDLLLAGRTLFGAPSPKGQQFDDHYFGSIPERVQVYMQDVEHQLYRLGIPAKTRHNEVAPGQFEIAPVHEAANVATDHQQMIMTVLRSTAKRHGFTCLMHEKPFAGINGSGKHVNWSVGNSTQGNLLDPGSTPHDNLQFLLFCSAVIRGVHRFGALLRAVVATAGNDHRLGANEAPPAIISMYLGKQLEEVFQQFQRGEVTGSSAGDVMRLGVDSLPEFKKDAGDRNRTSPFAFTGNRFEFRAVGSGQSVAGPLVAMNTVLADSLEWVSDQIEAQMAAGQSLETCAAAVLKRVMDQHGAIVFGGDGYSDAWHQEATEERELENLRNTANALPVLRRDDVKELFQRQAVISPVELESRYEVYSEQYTLAVEVEAKVALSMVRTQISPAVQKHLGSLARSISQQQAVGLNPDQRTLQQTAELGQRMQDQINALEEELHQLHQGDTTASMNHSANVLLPRLLQLRGVVDGLEQAVDDDRWPLPSYREMLFVS; encoded by the coding sequence ATGCCCCATCCTTCACGTTTGGCCGCCCTACAGGCCATTCAGCAACGCAAGCCCATGGCTTGTGCCAAAACTCCTCCACTAGAGGAGATTTGGGCTAGTGATGTCTTCACACTGGCGCGCATGAAAAATGCGCTCCCGAAGGAAGCATTCAAAGTGGTTCGTCGCGTGATCCGTGACGGAGGCAAGCTGAACCTGGAGGTCGCTGATGCGGTCGCTCAGGCCATGAGGGATTGGGCAGTCAACAACGGTGCCCATTACTACGCGCACGTTTTCTATCCCCTTACCAACTCAACTGCAGAGAAACACGACGGTTTCATCAGTCCTCAAAAGGATGGTCACGCCATCCATGAATTTTCGGGAAAACTGCTTATTCAGGGAGAGCCAGACGGCAGCTCATTCCCCAATGGCGGCATCCGCTCCACATTTGAAGCCCGGGGATACACAGCTTGGGACATCACCAGCCCGGCGTATTTAATGCGAACGCCCAATGGCGTCACCTTATGCATCCCCACAGTGTTTGTGAGTTGGACAGGAGAAGCTCTCGATAAGAAGACCCCACTCCTGCGCTCTAACGCAGCCATGAATCGCCAAGCACAACGGCTGCTGCGTTTGCTTGGCAACAAGGACGTGGCAGCCGTTAATAGCTCTTGTGGAGCTGAACAGGAATATTTTTTGATCGACAGTCAATTTGCCACGCTCCGGCCCGATCTACTTCTCGCAGGCAGAACCCTGTTCGGTGCTCCCTCTCCGAAGGGACAGCAATTTGATGATCATTACTTCGGTTCCATTCCTGAACGGGTTCAGGTCTATATGCAAGACGTGGAACACCAGCTGTACAGGCTAGGAATTCCTGCAAAAACACGACACAACGAAGTCGCTCCCGGGCAGTTCGAGATCGCACCTGTTCATGAAGCCGCCAACGTGGCGACCGATCATCAACAGATGATCATGACTGTGCTTCGCAGCACAGCAAAACGGCATGGATTTACATGCCTCATGCATGAAAAACCCTTTGCGGGAATCAATGGCTCCGGCAAGCATGTGAATTGGTCGGTGGGCAACAGCACGCAGGGCAATCTTCTGGACCCTGGCTCAACGCCCCACGACAACCTGCAATTCCTCCTGTTCTGCTCCGCCGTCATCCGTGGCGTGCATCGCTTCGGCGCACTGTTAAGAGCCGTCGTTGCAACAGCAGGAAATGACCATCGCCTCGGAGCCAATGAGGCACCACCCGCGATCATCTCGATGTATCTGGGCAAACAGCTCGAAGAGGTCTTTCAGCAGTTCCAGCGTGGTGAAGTTACCGGAAGCAGCGCAGGAGATGTGATGCGTCTTGGTGTCGACAGCCTTCCTGAGTTCAAGAAGGATGCCGGGGATCGCAACCGAACATCTCCGTTTGCTTTTACAGGGAACAGATTCGAATTCAGAGCCGTGGGATCTGGGCAGTCCGTGGCGGGTCCACTGGTGGCAATGAACACCGTTCTCGCCGATTCGCTGGAGTGGGTTAGCGATCAAATCGAGGCACAGATGGCAGCAGGCCAATCTTTGGAAACGTGTGCTGCTGCTGTTTTAAAGCGGGTGATGGATCAACACGGTGCGATCGTTTTTGGTGGCGATGGCTATTCCGATGCATGGCATCAGGAAGCAACCGAGGAACGAGAATTGGAAAACCTACGCAACACCGCCAACGCCCTTCCAGTGCTGCGACGGGATGACGTGAAGGAGCTGTTTCAGCGTCAAGCTGTGATCTCACCGGTTGAATTAGAAAGCCGCTACGAGGTTTACAGCGAGCAGTACACGCTCGCAGTGGAGGTTGAAGCCAAGGTTGCACTGTCCATGGTTCGAACCCAAATCAGCCCCGCTGTTCAGAAGCATCTGGGCTCTTTGGCACGCAGCATCAGCCAACAACAAGCCGTCGGTCTGAATCCAGATCAACGGACGTTGCAACAGACAGCAGAGCTAGGGCAACGGATGCAGGATCAAATCAACGCCCTCGAGGAGGAATTGCACCAGCTGCATCAAGGCGACACAACAGCCTCCATGAATCATTCAGCAAACGTCCTGCTACCACGACTTCTACAGCTGAGGGGTGTGGTGGATGGACTTGAGCAAGCCGTGGATGACGATCGTTGGCCCCTTCCTTCCTATCGGGAGATGCTGTTCGTCAGTTGA
- a CDS encoding DUF938 domain-containing protein gives MFSSSDQDRLYFPATERNRVPIGDALAEMLPEDGSVLEIASGSGEHAVTFQRRFPGIRWQASDSDPSHCQSINAWIAHQSLSDQMPKALQLNVLDRPWLLPESIRLELKVVIAINLIHIAPWSCCKSLIDQASEHLPMGGRFILYGPFRRNGSHTSLSNEVFDQSLRDRNPSWGVRDLEAVEKLCSQVGLQAMYFQECPANNLIVSLTKEVNCINLF, from the coding sequence ATGTTTTCATCGTCTGATCAAGACCGTCTTTATTTTCCGGCAACGGAGCGTAATCGTGTCCCCATTGGTGACGCTCTTGCTGAAATGCTTCCTGAGGATGGGTCTGTCCTTGAAATAGCAAGTGGAAGTGGTGAACATGCTGTGACTTTCCAGCGGCGTTTCCCTGGTATTCGATGGCAAGCCAGTGATTCTGACCCAAGCCATTGCCAGAGCATTAACGCTTGGATTGCCCATCAGAGTTTGAGTGATCAGATGCCGAAAGCATTGCAACTCAATGTACTTGATCGTCCTTGGCTGCTTCCTGAATCCATCAGGCTTGAATTAAAGGTTGTGATTGCGATCAATCTGATTCATATCGCTCCTTGGAGTTGCTGCAAATCATTAATCGATCAAGCATCTGAACACCTTCCGATGGGAGGTCGCTTCATACTCTATGGACCTTTTCGCCGCAACGGATCTCATACGAGCTTGAGTAATGAGGTCTTTGATCAATCGCTTCGTGATCGTAATCCATCTTGGGGGGTTCGAGATCTTGAAGCTGTAGAGAAACTTTGTAGTCAAGTTGGCCTCCAAGCAATGTATTTTCAAGAATGTCCAGCTAATAATCTTATCGTTAGCCTAACTAAAGAAGTTAATTGCATTAATTTATTCTAA
- the nrdJ gene encoding ribonucleoside-triphosphate reductase, adenosylcobalamin-dependent: MTLTPSRTEKSDTQSSGLAPINGEFPASAPAANPVFYRTYSRRLTKGRESWSEVGERNRSGLLKLGSLNAEEMALLARMQAEKKALPSGRWQWIGGTPWIEKPENFSGAYNCTSTNLVDWEAFGLMMDLAMMGCGTGAIIEPHFIDRLPVVTNPIKVLSVSDIGITAEEQRQEATTYSISDHSVSIKVGDTRRGWVDSYQLLLELSSDPRFEGRKVEVEIDLTDIRPVGETLKGFGGMANPVKLKDLYGRVAKLLGKAIGRKLTSIECCLLIDEAAVTIVAGNIRRSAGMRQFASDDTSAAGAKENLWEQDSVGNWRIDPERDALRMANHTRVYHTRPSRDVLLEAVTRQFHSGEGAIQFAPEALARSNADVLTTQELKGEFIEIYCDQGREEAGRWLQQNHGPMSENELEHRLSRYGLNPCGEILGADFHCNLAEVHLNQIDPKDEASQRDAFRAAALSVACLLNHKFEVERYRQSRAWDPIVGVSFTGLFDFFVHAYGTPWLQWWEAGRPETEEGLEYKRQEADYLKRWKLIVNETVWDYCDRHGLRRPNRCTTVQPAGTKSLLTGAAPGWHPPKAQRFIRRITFRKNDPVAMACMDYGYTVVPSQSDKDDQGRLLNDPFDTRCTEWLVEIPTEVSWANLPGADTVDINAFSALAQFDFYMQVQSHFTAHNTSATIEFREHEIEPLTDALHQTIQEGGGYISAALLARFDANATFPRLPFEPIDAQTYERMQKEVLQRRVNSDFFDALQRYDSGELTEAGPAGCDSDKCLLPLAKPNN, from the coding sequence GTGACTCTCACACCAAGCCGCACAGAAAAGTCAGATACACAATCCAGCGGGCTCGCGCCCATTAATGGTGAATTCCCAGCAAGCGCGCCTGCCGCCAACCCGGTTTTTTATCGCACTTACAGCCGTCGCCTAACCAAAGGAAGAGAAAGCTGGAGCGAAGTAGGGGAAAGAAATCGATCGGGGCTCCTAAAGCTTGGTTCCCTCAATGCTGAGGAAATGGCTCTATTGGCCAGGATGCAGGCTGAGAAAAAAGCCCTTCCCTCAGGACGGTGGCAATGGATTGGTGGTACTCCATGGATCGAAAAGCCTGAAAATTTCTCCGGGGCCTACAACTGCACCTCCACAAATCTTGTGGATTGGGAGGCTTTCGGGCTGATGATGGATTTGGCGATGATGGGGTGTGGAACAGGCGCCATCATTGAGCCTCACTTCATTGATCGACTTCCAGTTGTTACCAACCCAATTAAAGTTCTAAGCGTTTCCGATATTGGAATCACAGCTGAAGAACAACGCCAAGAAGCAACCACATACAGCATCAGCGATCACAGCGTTTCGATCAAGGTGGGGGACACCAGACGTGGCTGGGTCGACAGCTATCAATTGCTCTTAGAACTGAGCAGCGATCCACGATTCGAAGGCAGAAAAGTCGAAGTCGAGATCGATCTCACTGATATTCGCCCCGTCGGTGAAACGCTCAAGGGTTTCGGAGGCATGGCGAACCCAGTGAAATTGAAAGATCTCTACGGTCGCGTCGCAAAATTGCTTGGCAAAGCAATCGGTCGAAAGCTCACATCGATTGAATGCTGTCTGCTGATTGACGAAGCAGCCGTCACGATTGTCGCAGGCAACATCCGACGCAGCGCAGGGATGCGCCAATTCGCTTCCGATGACACCTCAGCAGCAGGAGCCAAGGAGAATTTGTGGGAACAGGATTCAGTAGGGAATTGGAGAATTGATCCTGAGCGCGATGCGCTACGAATGGCGAACCATACCCGCGTTTATCACACCCGCCCAAGCAGAGATGTTCTGCTTGAAGCAGTGACGCGTCAATTCCACAGCGGAGAAGGTGCCATTCAATTTGCACCTGAAGCTCTGGCTCGCTCCAACGCTGATGTGCTCACCACACAAGAACTTAAAGGCGAATTTATCGAGATTTACTGCGACCAAGGTCGTGAAGAAGCTGGTCGATGGCTTCAACAAAATCATGGTCCAATGTCAGAAAATGAACTTGAGCATCGACTGAGCCGCTACGGATTAAACCCTTGCGGTGAAATCCTCGGTGCAGATTTTCATTGCAACCTTGCAGAAGTTCATTTAAACCAAATCGACCCCAAGGATGAAGCGTCACAACGCGATGCATTCCGAGCCGCTGCCCTTTCTGTTGCCTGCCTACTCAATCACAAATTTGAAGTAGAGCGTTACCGCCAAAGTCGTGCCTGGGACCCAATCGTAGGTGTGAGCTTTACTGGCTTGTTTGACTTTTTCGTGCATGCATACGGCACACCTTGGTTGCAATGGTGGGAAGCTGGCCGACCAGAAACAGAAGAAGGATTGGAATACAAGAGGCAAGAGGCTGATTACTTAAAGCGCTGGAAATTAATTGTGAATGAAACCGTATGGGATTACTGCGATCGTCATGGACTGAGGAGGCCAAACCGCTGCACCACAGTTCAGCCCGCTGGAACAAAAAGTCTGCTTACAGGGGCTGCACCTGGTTGGCATCCTCCCAAAGCTCAGCGCTTTATCCGCAGGATTACATTCCGGAAAAACGATCCTGTAGCAATGGCCTGTATGGACTACGGCTACACAGTGGTTCCTTCTCAGTCTGATAAGGATGATCAAGGTCGACTTTTGAACGACCCATTCGATACACGCTGCACGGAATGGTTAGTAGAAATTCCAACCGAGGTGAGTTGGGCCAATCTGCCTGGAGCAGACACTGTGGACATCAATGCGTTTTCAGCATTGGCACAGTTTGATTTTTACATGCAAGTCCAATCGCACTTCACCGCCCACAACACATCGGCAACGATCGAATTTCGTGAGCATGAGATTGAGCCCTTAACCGATGCTCTACATCAGACGATCCAAGAGGGTGGCGGTTACATTTCTGCAGCACTACTCGCTCGATTCGACGCAAACGCAACCTTCCCTCGTTTGCCATTTGAACCAATCGATGCACAAACCTACGAGCGCATGCAGAAAGAAGTGCTTCAACGTCGGGTCAACAGTGACTTTTTCGACGCATTGCAAAGGTATGACAGCGGAGAGCTCACCGAAGCGGGTCCAGCTGGATGCGATTCAGATAAATGCCTCTTACCTCTAGCCAAACCCAATAACTAA
- the ppk2 gene encoding polyphosphate kinase 2: MGHKENKKSKHNGKSKETAPSTPSQPISDEWVDAVDQSQHNSDSSPEWHGDELERPSHNGERLKKKIYESELEKLQTQLVKMQYWIKEKGFRMIILFEGRDAAGKGGTIKRLTEPLNPRGARVVALGTPSDLQKTQWYFQRYVKHFPAAGEIVVFDRSWYNRAGVERVMGFCTPKEVEAFLEDCPQFERMLVRSGVLLLKYWFSVSDTEQENRFQSRIDDPTRRWKLSPMDLEARNRWVEFSEAKDLMFASTNIPEAPWFSVEADDKRRARLNCLRHILSKVPWEDMTPPAIELPPRPKQGSYKRPPINEQFFVPNHYPYDSPSD; the protein is encoded by the coding sequence ATGGGCCATAAGGAGAACAAAAAGTCAAAACACAACGGCAAAAGCAAGGAAACGGCCCCATCCACCCCTTCGCAGCCCATATCTGATGAGTGGGTTGATGCCGTGGATCAAAGCCAGCACAACAGCGATTCCTCGCCTGAATGGCACGGAGATGAACTCGAGCGGCCAAGTCACAACGGTGAACGACTCAAGAAAAAGATCTATGAGTCTGAACTGGAAAAACTCCAGACACAGCTCGTCAAAATGCAGTACTGGATCAAGGAAAAGGGTTTCCGCATGATCATCCTGTTTGAGGGACGGGATGCAGCTGGTAAGGGAGGCACGATTAAACGTTTAACGGAACCCTTAAATCCCCGTGGAGCCAGAGTGGTTGCTTTGGGTACCCCTTCTGATCTTCAGAAAACGCAGTGGTATTTCCAGCGTTATGTGAAACATTTTCCAGCTGCGGGCGAAATAGTGGTGTTTGACCGCAGTTGGTATAACCGTGCTGGTGTGGAACGGGTAATGGGGTTCTGTACTCCTAAGGAGGTTGAGGCCTTTCTTGAGGATTGCCCTCAGTTCGAACGAATGTTGGTTCGTAGTGGCGTGTTGTTGTTGAAGTATTGGTTTTCCGTGAGTGATACGGAACAAGAAAATCGTTTTCAATCACGCATCGATGACCCCACGCGGCGTTGGAAGCTCAGTCCAATGGATCTTGAGGCTCGTAATCGTTGGGTTGAGTTTTCTGAGGCAAAGGATCTGATGTTCGCAAGCACCAACATCCCTGAAGCGCCATGGTTCTCGGTAGAAGCAGACGATAAGAGGCGAGCCCGTCTTAATTGTTTGAGGCACATTCTTAGCAAAGTGCCCTGGGAAGACATGACTCCTCCAGCGATTGAATTACCACCAAGGCCAAAACAGGGGTCTTATAAGAGACCACCCATCAATGAACAATTTTTTGTTCCTAATCATTATCCCTATGATTCACCCAGTGATTGA
- a CDS encoding ATP-binding protein produces MTPRVWQVRLRSLFGWSGLALGSWAFCLLVLQVLFGQQLEQLQTVQLGRDLALNVRLTELALERYPPHLVTELTGLDLTVAIHPKPDQKLPSAGFQRQANALQTQLCERLSHCPMVVADRDHEGDRGIWIELISPLEPIWLRVNVRAPMSWPPEPTLLGLSLVGAGMICGGLFLLVEVEAPLRGLEKALSRVGDGIDPDAVPARGAPEVQRLTRRFNAMVRRLAANRNERATMLAGIAHDLRAPITRLKFRLSLPQLSATERERCAGDLQSLERITGQFLLFAGGGDEELSVPVPLDQLLAEVASSHPADQLQLQLDTFEVMVKPVALSRAVANLIDNAFTYGQAPVVLRLLRSADQCSIEVWDQGDGMPQRQWEQALQPFHRLDSSRGGQGHCGLGLAIVVHVARLHGGHLDCLYADGSDDLKVPGRFAIRLSLPMDLLVENVAKS; encoded by the coding sequence ATGACCCCACGGGTTTGGCAAGTTCGACTTCGATCCCTATTCGGTTGGAGTGGCCTTGCTCTCGGCAGTTGGGCGTTTTGCTTATTGGTTTTACAGGTGTTGTTTGGACAGCAGCTTGAGCAGCTGCAAACAGTCCAGCTCGGCCGTGACTTGGCGCTAAATGTAAGGCTCACGGAGTTGGCTCTCGAGCGCTACCCACCCCATCTGGTGACCGAACTCACCGGTCTTGACCTCACTGTTGCAATCCACCCCAAGCCGGATCAAAAGCTTCCATCCGCAGGCTTTCAACGCCAGGCCAACGCTCTGCAGACGCAGCTTTGTGAGCGTCTCTCCCATTGTCCGATGGTCGTGGCTGATCGAGATCACGAAGGCGATCGCGGAATTTGGATTGAGCTCATTTCCCCGCTGGAACCGATTTGGTTGCGCGTCAATGTGCGCGCTCCGATGAGCTGGCCGCCGGAACCCACCCTGTTGGGTTTATCACTGGTTGGGGCGGGCATGATTTGTGGTGGCCTCTTTCTCCTCGTGGAGGTGGAGGCACCGCTTCGTGGATTGGAAAAGGCGCTGTCCCGGGTTGGGGATGGAATCGATCCTGATGCTGTTCCTGCGCGTGGCGCGCCAGAGGTTCAGCGTCTCACGCGCCGTTTCAATGCAATGGTGCGACGTTTGGCTGCCAATCGGAACGAAAGAGCCACCATGCTCGCTGGAATCGCCCATGACTTACGCGCACCCATCACTCGGCTGAAGTTTCGTTTGTCGCTGCCTCAACTCAGCGCCACAGAACGTGAGCGTTGTGCCGGTGATTTGCAGTCTCTGGAACGAATCACAGGTCAGTTCCTGCTGTTTGCAGGTGGCGGCGATGAAGAACTTTCTGTGCCCGTTCCTTTGGATCAATTGCTGGCTGAGGTGGCGAGCAGTCATCCTGCCGATCAATTGCAGCTTCAGCTGGACACCTTTGAGGTGATGGTGAAACCAGTGGCTCTGAGTCGAGCCGTTGCCAACTTGATCGACAACGCGTTCACCTATGGCCAAGCTCCCGTGGTGCTGCGATTGCTGCGCTCTGCTGATCAATGTTCAATCGAAGTTTGGGATCAGGGTGATGGCATGCCTCAGCGTCAATGGGAGCAGGCTCTTCAACCGTTTCACCGCCTCGACTCCTCTCGGGGAGGACAGGGGCACTGTGGATTGGGGTTGGCGATTGTTGTGCATGTGGCGCGACTCCATGGTGGCCATCTCGATTGCCTCTATGCCGATGGTTCGGATGATTTGAAGGTTCCAGGCCGCTTTGCGATTCGTTTGTCATTGCCGATGGATCTATTGGTGGAGAACGTTGCGAAAAGCTGA
- a CDS encoding heavy metal-binding domain-containing protein, translating to MLITTTPTVEGRNIIHYRGLVTGEAIIGANIFRDMLASMTDIIGGRSRAYEQALEKARQVATEEMVARATAMKANAVIGVDIDYEVFGEGGMMMVSLSGTAVLLSSETPQGELPTRSS from the coding sequence ATGCTGATTACAACAACGCCAACCGTGGAAGGCAGGAACATCATTCACTACCGCGGTCTAGTGACGGGCGAAGCAATCATCGGGGCCAATATTTTCCGGGACATGCTTGCAAGCATGACGGACATTATTGGGGGGCGCTCACGTGCGTACGAGCAAGCACTGGAGAAAGCCCGACAAGTCGCTACTGAAGAAATGGTGGCAAGAGCAACCGCTATGAAAGCCAATGCTGTGATTGGCGTGGATATCGATTACGAAGTCTTTGGTGAAGGCGGAATGATGATGGTGTCACTCAGTGGCACAGCTGTGCTTTTAAGCAGTGAAACACCGCAAGGGGAATTGCCGACGAGGTCGTCATAA
- a CDS encoding SIR2 family protein, which translates to MLEKDGATSVLHAHGSIDNPDSITILPSDYEDFSIKHRNSIAKLLIDFIENLCLLLSYSLSDPQIKQFLVDLAEATN; encoded by the coding sequence ATCCTTGAGAAGGATGGAGCGACTTCTGTTCTGCATGCACATGGATCAATCGACAACCCTGATTCGATAACCATCCTCCCATCGGACTACGAGGATTTTTCTATAAAGCACAGAAATTCAATTGCTAAATTACTCATAGATTTCATTGAAAATCTTTGTTTGTTGCTTAGTTACAGTCTCTCAGATCCCCAAATCAAACAATTCCTAGTAGACTTGGCTGAAGCCACGAATTGA